In Sporosarcina luteola, one DNA window encodes the following:
- the gatC gene encoding Asp-tRNA(Asn)/Glu-tRNA(Gln) amidotransferase subunit GatC, which produces MTKFTTEDVHYFANFAKIAFSDQEAEVFSEIISDLVEFGDALKEVDTDNIEPMTHPLQMFNVLREDVPQDVLDRDEMLASVKEHEDGMIKVPNIL; this is translated from the coding sequence ATGACGAAATTTACGACAGAAGACGTACATTACTTCGCGAACTTTGCGAAAATCGCCTTTTCGGATCAAGAAGCGGAAGTGTTTTCAGAAATCATTTCCGATCTTGTGGAATTTGGAGATGCGTTGAAAGAAGTGGATACAGATAATATAGAGCCGATGACTCATCCGTTGCAGATGTTCAATGTGCTTCGGGAAGACGTCCCGCAAGATGTACTTGATCGCGACGAAATGTTGGCAAGCGTAAAAGAGCATGAAGACGGAATGATCAAAGTTCCGAATATCCTGTGA